A segment of the Acidobacteriota bacterium genome:
TGCCGCCGGCGACTCTCACCAACGGTACCGGGTTGACCCGCAAGCGCATCGACGAGCTGGTGGAGCTGGGGGGATTGCGCTTTCTCTCCATCAACCTCTCCACCATTCAGCAGCAGCGCTACGCCAAGGAGCGCGGTGGGGACCATCTTGAGCAGGTGCTGCGCAACCTCGATTACGCCAAGGATTTGCCGGTAGCGGAACGCATGGACATCGTGGTGTTGGGCACCGACGACGAGACCCACCATCGAGATTTCGAAGAGATCCAGCAGCGCTTCGCCGGTAGCCGCTTTGGCGTTGCCCGCTGGGTGGTGAACGACCGTGCCGGCTACCTCCAGGTCGGCCTCACCACCCGGGACCGGGACAAGCAGCTGTGCGGCTGTGACCACATGGGCTCCCGGCCCCTCCAACACCTCCACATCACTCCCCGGGCCGAAGCCATCCTGTGCTGCCAGGATTACAACGAGACCGTCAAGGTGGGGGATCTGAACCAAAGCTCGGTGCGCGAGGTTCTCGAAGGACCGGAGATGGCCCGGGCTCGCCGCTGGGTGTACGGGATGGAGGAAGCACCGGCCAACTTCATCTGCCGGAACTGCAAGTTTGTTCTGCGCCGTCAACCCCGGCCGCCGGCTCCCTGAGCCAGCACCTTCTGCGCCGCTGAGCCACGACCCGCGATCTCTTGTCGCCCAAGCTCTCCATCTGCTTCCTGCTGGAGGACACGGCCCTCTTCGGTGGGGTGAAGGTCGTCTTGCATCAGGCGAACCTCTTGGTGCGTCGGGGCCATCGGGTGATTCTGCTCAGCAAAGGCCCGGCACCGGAGTGGTTTCCGGTAGAAGCGG
Coding sequences within it:
- a CDS encoding radical SAM protein is translated as MTPTASLPILDQPAAAASPAARLNPFLHVGPDRLYNPLTDQALVQGEEHYEAVRRLQDGDAGIDSLPKEAVPGLIEAGWLVPADEDVSRRYYLKYVSLEAHTVCNQACYFCPVSVDPRQDHFMPTETYERIVGEIAELGEPIEAVFMISYNEPTLDKRYVDQVRCIKEAGLPPATLTNGTGLTRKRIDELVELGGLRFLSINLSTIQQQRYAKERGGDHLEQVLRNLDYAKDLPVAERMDIVVLGTDDETHHRDFEEIQQRFAGSRFGVARWVVNDRAGYLQVGLTTRDRDKQLCGCDHMGSRPLQHLHITPRAEAILCCQDYNETVKVGDLNQSSVREVLEGPEMARARRWVYGMEEAPANFICRNCKFVLRRQPRPPAP